One window from the genome of Dermacentor silvarum isolate Dsil-2018 chromosome 7, BIME_Dsil_1.4, whole genome shotgun sequence encodes:
- the LOC119457731 gene encoding alpha-1,6-mannosyl-glycoprotein 2-beta-N-acetylglucosaminyltransferase gives MGWVTWRMRRVRPLRFLAVACLATVVWLQARLTLLGQVSIEVGSPGSSATAQPNLTWTLFNSTRELEILREYVAQLNQAQTVHNLELFGPLQPGDPVIVIQVHNRWHYLVALMDSLRTARDINRTLLIFSHDEYSPVVESLPYKVDFCKMMQIFLPHAIQLYPNQFPGQDPNDCPRNIKKDDALKLGCNNAKHPDSFGHYREAKFSQTKHHWWWKMNRVMDGLNITKDHAGPFILLEEDHYAAPDFLHVLRLMEAERRSSHKQCTMLVLGSYTKSFNYHITGNQAELLKWSSSKHNMGMVLYRDLWVTIRNNCSNMFCHFDDYNWDWSLYRVSMMCLSAPIQAMVVKSTRIFHTGECGVHHRSKNCSSQKMVQQARNVIGSARSYLFPKSLQVKHGIQRNLKPPKGNGGWGDVRDHQLCLRSSSVSTVHR, from the exons ATGGGGTGGGTGACTTGGCGCATGCGGAGGGTGCGACCCCTCCGGTTCCTGGCAGTCGCCTGCCTGGCCACCGTTGTGTGGCTGCAGGCGCGCCTCACCTTGCTGGGCCAAGTTTCCATCGAGGTTGGTTCGCCGGGCTCCTCCGCTACCGCCCAGCCCAACCTCACATGGACACTCTTCAACAGCACGCGCGAGCTTGAGATCCTGCGCGAGTATGTCGCGCAGCTCAACCAGGCGCAG ACGGTCCACAACCTGGAGCTGTTTGGCCCGCTGCAGCCAGGCGACCCCGTGATAGTGATCCAGGTCCACAACAGGTGGCACTACCTTGTCGCCCTGATGGACTCGCTTCGCACTGCACGTGACATCAATCGCACCCTACTAATCTTCAGTCACGACGAGTACAGCCCCGTTGTCGAGAGCCTGCCATACAAGGTTGACTTCTGCAAG ATGATGCAGATCTTCCTGCCCCATGCCATCCAGCTGTACCCAAACCAATTTCCCGGTCAAGACCCCAACGACTGCCCACGAAACATCAAGAAAGACGA CGCACTCAAGCTGGGATGCAACAACGCCAAGCACCCAGACAGTTTTGGCCACTACCGAGAAGCCAAGTTTTCCCAGACAAAGCATCACTGGTGGTGGAAG ATGAACCGTGTCATGGATGGCCTGAACATCACAAAAGATCATGCCGGACCGTTCATTCTTTTGGAGGAAGACCACTATGCCGCACCTGATTTCCTGCATGTACTGAGACTCATGGAGGCCGAACGACGATCCAG tcatAAACAGTGTACCATGTTGGTCCTGGGAAGCTATACAAAATCTTTCAACTATCATATTACAGGAAACCAG GCTGAGCTTCTCAAGTGGTCTTCCAGCAAGCACAACATGGGAATGGTCCTCTACAGAGACCTTTGGGTCACCATCCGCAACAACTGTTCAAAT ATGTTCTGCCACTTTGATGACTACAATTGGGACTGGTCACTGTATCGGGTCAGCATGATGTGCCTCTCAGCGCCAATCCAGGCCATGGTGGTCAAGTCGACCCGCATCTTTCATACCGGCGAGTG TGGAGTGCATCATCGGAGTAAGAACTGCTCGAGTCAGAAGATGGTGCAACAGGCGAGGAATGTGATTGGCTCCGCCCGCTCATACCTGTTTCCCAAGAGCCTTCAG GTCAAGCATGGCATACAGCGCAACCTGAAACCGCCGAAGGGTAACGGGGGCTGGGGCGACGTCCGAGACCACCAGCTCTGTCTTAGAAGCAGCTCTGTCTCCACTGTGCACAGGTAG